Proteins found in one Quercus robur chromosome 2, dhQueRobu3.1, whole genome shotgun sequence genomic segment:
- the LOC126714271 gene encoding serine/threonine-protein phosphatase 7 long form homolog, with protein sequence MANVQMEDNRVIDIIKLLRLEGLFRAPSKEIDYCLISALVERWRPETHTFHLPHGEMTITLQDVEVIFGLPIDGEVLVGPTAVEDGTWRDVCGELLGFTPPNDNKTLVGQRILISRLVEAIAAPLPEDATEIQIHRYARCYILALVGDKLFMDKSGDRVHLMFLEFMRNLRDPRQYSWGSGCLAWLYRELCRASEKGASQIGGACTLVQYWAWARLPFLCPRIEPPPGCDYGPWPYAPLAFKWVRVRSPKSRPGGTALIRYREQLVTMQPDQIVWQPYEADFGHLPEFCVAGRDTWTARVPLLCFCIVERHYPDRVLRQFGLAQQQPDDVFYEDRLHKIDLRGKVEKNWREEHGPYIISWEMRRQQLCHAPPQIGEMPRDHAYYVWYRPVTRKYVDRNSAKLDIMIQSHLALLAMLPEGSEAHNHVRRVLNNVVGLGRDPVANEEADNGHETEPTATEIPSTSAAPISTRTRAQRAIASPSTSAARGRGRPATASPSTSATRGRGMPATASPSTSAARGRGRRATTPRVVTSPEMPAPIPHSSPQLEVPPHIPDASLQPEVRSPSPPSQPNFDLGIDYNVTPPILPETPSYPPTSSTAPTPGLYLEHHYPPTASSSDPLGPPVGIDTVQPHTDVPNEHPPHQPSPPRGRPQRTRRAPTCGTGGHKIGHRGSSMHDDEPKDDAPQPPPPPKHYTRVKKRKIGEP encoded by the exons ATGGCAAACGTTCAGATGGAAGATAATCGGGTGATTGACATTATCAAATTGCTAAGGTTGGAAGGATTGTTTAGAGCCCCTTCCAAAGAGATCGATTATTGCCTAATATCGGCCCTAGTTGAGCGATGGCGGCCGGAGACTCATACGTTTCATCTTCCACATGGTGAGATGACAATCACCCTACAAGATGTGGAGGTAATTTTTGGACTTCCTATAGACGGTGAGGTCTTGGTTGGACCGACTGCTGTGGAGGATGGGACTTGGAGGGATGTGTGCGGGGAGTTGCTTGGATTTACTCCGCCGAATGACAATAAAACTTTGGTGGGCCAAAGAATTCTCATCAGCCGACTTGTTGAGGCCATTGCAGCACCACTGCCTGAGGACGCAACAGAGATTCAGATACACCGGTATGCCCGGTGCTATATTTTAGCGCTAGTAGGGGATAAACTTTTCATGGACAAGTCAGGAGATAGGGTGCATCTGATGTTCTTGGAGTTTATGCGCAACCTTCGTGATCCGCGGCAGTATAGTTGGGGTAGTGGTTGCTTGGCCTGGTTGTACAGGGAGTTGTGTCGAGCTAGTGAGAAAGGCGCATCGCAGATTGGTGGGGCGTGCACCTTGGTCCAGTATTGGGCATGGGCAAGGTTGCCATTCTTGTGCCCGAGGATAGAGCCCCCACCTGGATGTGATTATGGCCCATGGCCATATGCTCCACTTGCATTTAA gtgggtgcgggtgcgaaGCCCGAAGAGTAGGCCAGGTGGCACGGCCTTGATCCGCTATCGCGAGCAATTAGTGACAATGCAGCCAGACCAG ATTGTGTGGCAGCCATATGAGGCAGACTTCGGCCACCTTCCTGAGTTCTGCGTTGCAGGGAGGGATACGTGGACAGCCAGGGTGCCGCTTCTATGTTTTTGCATAGTAGAGAGACACTACCCGGACCGTGTCCTTCGACAGTTTGGGTTGGCGCAGCAGCAGCCTGACGATGTTTTCTACGAAGATAGACTGCATAAAATTGACTTACGTGGGAAGGTGGAAAAGAATTGGAGGGAGGAGCATGGACCGTATATCATTTCATGGGAAATGAGACGACAACAACTTTGTCATGCACCTCCTCAGATTGGTGAGATGCCCCGCGATCATGCCTATTACGTCTGGTACCGTCCGGTCACTCGAAAGTATGTCGACCGCAACAGCGCTAAATTAGATATAATG ATTCAAAGCCATTTAGCGCTGTTGGCGATGCTTCCTGAAGGCAGCGAAGCTCACAACCATGTTCGGCGTGTCCTAAATAATGTGGTTGGCCTTGGTCGTGATCCTGTAGCAAATGAGGAGGCAGACAATGGCCATGAGACTGAACCAACAGCTACTGAAATCCCAAGCACAAGCGCAGCACCCATAAGTACACGGACCCGTGCTCAGCGTGCTATTGCAAGCCCAAGCACAAGCGCAGCTAGGGGCCGTGGTCGGCCTGCTACAGCAAGCCCAAGTACAAGTGCAACCAGGGGCCGTGGTATGCCTGCTACAGCAAGCCCAAGCACAAGTGCAGCTAGGGGCCGTGGTCGGCGTGCAACAACCCCTCGGGTTGTAACTAGTCCTGAGATGCCTGCACCCATCCCGCACTCATCTCCTCAGCTTGAGGTCCCTCCACACATCCCAGATGCATCTCTTCAGCCCGAGGTCCGTTCACCTAGCCCACCTTCGCAGCCCAATTTTGATCTCGGTATTGATTACAATGTGACCCCTCCTATACTCCCCGAGACACCCTCTTACCCACCTACCAGCTCTACTGCACCCACTCCTGGCCTCTACTTAGAGCATCATTACCCACCTACCGCATCTTCATCTGACCCTCTGGGACCTCCGGTTGGGATTGACACTGTACAGCCACATACTGATGTACCAAACGAGCATCCCCCTCATCAGCCCTCACCTCCACGAGGTAGACCGCAGCGCACTAGAAGAGCACCCACTTGTGGGACAGGTGGACACAAAATAGGACACCGAGGTAGCTCTATG CATGATGATGAGCCTAAGGATGATGCCCCGCAGCCTCCTCCCCCGCCCAAACATTACACAAGGGTTAAAAAACGCAAAATTGGCGAACCTTGA
- the LOC126701432 gene encoding GPN-loop GTPase QQT2-like: MSKAKGKEKEELAETMDKLNIEGSSSGQAGTSSTNFKRKPVIIIVVGMVVSVIEKRADQLDYVLVDTPGQIEIFTWSASGAITTEAFASTFPTVVTYVVDTPRSSSPDTFMSNMLYACSILYKTRLPLVLAFNKTDVAQHQFALEWMDDFEAFHAAVSSDSSYTSTLTQSLALVLDEFYKNLRSVGVSAVSGAGIDAFFKAIEASAEADLDKRWAEKQRLEEDRRKENLDKLRKDMEKSGGETVVLSTGLKDKGDRSKTMMDEEDEEIEDDDDDDYERFTDDEDAIDEDEDEDEEVSKFSF; this comes from the exons ATGTCAAAGGCAAAGGGTAAAGAAAAAGAGGAGCTTGCTGAGACAATGGATAAGCTAAATATTGAGGGATCATCATCTGGCCAGGCTGGGACTTCGTCAACCAACTTCAAGAGAAAACCAGTTATCATCATTGTTGTAGGGATG GTTGTTTCTGTTATCGAGAAGCGAGCTGATCAGCTTGATTATGTTCTTGTGGATACTCCTGGACAAATTGAAATATTTACTTGGTCTGCTTCTGGTGCTATTACTACAGAAGCTTTTGCTTCAACCTTCCCTACTGTTGTCACTTATGTAGTTGATACGCCTCGTTCCTCAAGTCCAGACACTTTCATGAGCAATATGTTATATGCTTGTAGTATACTTTACAAGACAAGGTTGCCTCTTGTGCTGGCATTCAACAAgactgatgtggctcaacatCAATTTGCCTTGGAG TGGATGGATGACTTTGAGGCCTTTCACGCAGCAGTAAGTTCAGACAGCTCATACACATCTACTCTAACTCAGAGCCTTGCCCTTGTGCTGGATGAGTTCTACAAGAATTTACGGTCAGTTGGTGTGTCTGCTGTTTCTGGTGCTGGAATAGATGCCTTCTTCAAGGCCATTGAAGCAAGTGCCGAGGCTGATCTTGACAAGAGATGGGCAGAGAAGCAACGTTTGGAGGAAGATCGCAGGAAGGAGAACTTGGATAAATTGAGGAAGGATATGGAGAAATCTGGGGGAGAAACTGTTGTCTTGAGCACTGGTCTGAAGGACAAAGGAGATAGGAGTAAAACCATGATggatgaggaagatgaagaaatagaagatgatgatgatgatgattatgagAGATTTActgatgatgaagatgctatagatgaggatgaggatgaagatgaagaagttTCCAAATTCTCCTTTTAG